In Aegilops tauschii subsp. strangulata cultivar AL8/78 chromosome 3, Aet v6.0, whole genome shotgun sequence, one genomic interval encodes:
- the LOC109786754 gene encoding protein INCREASED PETAL GROWTH ANISOTROPY 1 isoform X1: MVAGRVKAAMGFHSSPRAPKSPAPAATAPAEGYAYTPARGPSSSTSSPAPCGSASKASAFARSLGAYFPRSSAQVQPARAPPEVAGLLRAIEQLQERESRLRVELLEQKILRETVAIVPFLEAELAAKSSEVERYKESAARLESENMRLCAELDAAALEVTSRKQRIVQMEKEMAELRKQHDADDCCSSSSSSKPYLAVSLHASPPSSSSSSSTSTSPTDSGSSSDTAAIPRTRVPELSKLPPIPPPPPPPPRPQLTPAPSLSISSGSMGVCGSVGAPPPPPPPPPSKRTCSPVRSGSCVRRVPEVVEFYHSLMRRESKRDGGSGADAASGGGAAATRDMIGEIENRSAHLLAIRSDVETQGDFIRLLIKEVEGAAFVNIEAVVSFVKWLDNELSRLVDERAVLKHFEWPEQKADALREAAFGYCDLKKLEGEASSFRDDPRQPCAAALKKMQALFEKLEHGVYNLARVRDGATSRYGRFQIPSEWMQDAGIVSQIKFQSVKLARKYLERVSSELEAIKVGPDEEELMLQAVRFAFRVHQFASGFDADTMRAFQELKEKASLCRFQRQKQSRHMRQQRLVGT, from the exons ATGGTGGCCGGGCGTGTCAAGGCGGCCATGGGCTTCCACAGCAGCCCCAGGGCGCCCAaatcgccggcgccggcggcgacGGCCCCAGCCGAGGGGTATGCATACACGCCGGCCCGGGGTCCCTCGTCGTCAACGTCATCGCCCGCCCCGTGCGGCTCGGCCTCCAAGGCGTCGGCGTTCGCGCGGTCCTTGGGCGCTTACTTCCCGCGCTCGTCGGCGCAGGTGCAGCCCGCGCGCGCGCCGCCGGAAGTCGCTGGGCTGCTGCGCGCCATCGAGCAGCTCCAGGAGAGGGAGTCGCGGCTCCGCGTCGAGTTGCTTGAGCAGAAGATACTCAGGGAGACCGTTGCTATCGTCCCTTTCTTAGAGGCCGAGCTCGCGGCGAAGAGCAGCGAGGTCGAGAGGTACAAGGAGTCCGCCGCGCGGCTCGAGTCCGAGAACATGCGGCTGTGCGCTGAGCTCGACGCTGCGGCGCTGGAGGTTACGAGCAGAAAGCAGAGGATTGTTCAAATGGAGAAGGAAATGGCAGAGCTGAGGAAGCAGCACGACGCTGATGACTGCTGCTCGTCGTCATCCTCGTCCAAGCCCTACTTGGCCGTCTCGTTGCACGCTTCACCACCGAGCTCTTCGTCATCCTCGTCCACGTCGACTTCACCGACGGATTCAGGCTCGTCGTCAGACACGGCGGCCATTCCAAGAACCCGCGTGCCAGAGCTGTCGAAGCTGCCGCCGATAcctccgccaccgccaccgccaccgcggCCTCAGCTGACGCCGGCACCCAGCCTGAGCATCAGCTCCGGCTCAATGGGAGTGTGCGGAAGCGTAGGCGCGCCACCTCctccgcccccgcccccgccgtccaAGAGGACATGTTCGCCGGTGAGATCGGGTTCGTGCGTGAGGCGCGTGCCTGAGGTGGTGGAGTTCTACCACTCACTGATGCGGAGGGAGTCCAAGAGGGACGGAGGGAGCGGTGCCGACGCAGcgagcggtggcggcgcggcggcgaccAGGGACATGATTGGCGAAATCGAGAACCGGTCGGCACACCTCCTCGCG ATCAGATCGGACGTGGAGACGCAGGGCGACTTCATCCGGCTCCTGATCAAGGAGGTGGAGGGCGCGGCGTTCGTCAACATCGAGGCCGTGGTCAGCTTCGTCAAGTGGCTCGACAACGAGCTATCCCGCCTG GTGGACGAGCGCGCGGTGCTGAAGCACTTCGAGTGGCCGGAGCAGAAGGCAGACGCGCTCCGGGAGGCGGCGTTCGGCTACTGTGACCTGAAGAAGCTGGAGGGCGAGGCGTCGTCGTTCCGCGACGACCCCCGCCAGCCCTGCGCCGCCGCGCTCAAGAAGATGCAGGCCCTCTTTGAGAA GCTGGAGCACGGCGTGTACAACCTCGCCCGCGTCCGCGACGGCGCCACCAGCAGGTACGGCCGGTTCCAGATCCCGTCGGAGTGGATGCAGGACGCCGGGATCGTCAGCCAG ATCAAATTCCAATCCGTGAAGTTAGCCAGGAAGTACTTGGAACGAGTTTCCTCTGAGCTTGAAGCCATCAAAGTCGGCCCAGACGAAGAGGAGTTGATGCTTCAAGCAGTACGATTCGCCTTCAGAGTACACCAG TTTGCAAGCGGTTTCGACGCCGACACCATGCGCGCCTTCCAAGAGCTCAAGGAGAAGGCCTCCCTGTGCCGATTTCAGCGGCAAAAACAGAGTAGACACATGCGGCAGCAAAGGCTCGTTGGGACCTGA
- the LOC109786754 gene encoding protein INCREASED PETAL GROWTH ANISOTROPY 1 isoform X2, protein MVAGRVKAAMGFHSSPRAPKSPAPAATAPAEGYAYTPARGPSSSTSSPAPCGSASKASAFARSLGAYFPRSSAQVQPARAPPEVAGLLRAIEQLQERESRLRVELLEQKILRETVAIVPFLEAELAAKSSEVERYKESAARLESENMRLCAELDAAALEVTSRKQRIVQMEKEMAELRKQHDADDCCSSSSSSKPYLAVSLHASPPSSSSSSSTSTSPTDSGSSSDTAAIPRTRVPELSKLPPIPPPPPPPPRPQLTPAPSLSISSGSMGVCGSVGAPPPPPPPPPSKRTCSPVRSGSCVRRVPEVVEFYHSLMRRESKRDGGSGADAASGGGAAATRDMIGEIENRSAHLLAIRSDVETQGDFIRLLIKEVEGAAFVNIEAVVSFVKWLDNELSRLVDERAVLKHFEWPEQKADALREAAFGYCDLKKLEGEASSFRDDPRQPCAAALKKMQALFEKLEHGVYNLARVRDGATSRYGRFQIPSEWMQDAGIVSQFASGFDADTMRAFQELKEKASLCRFQRQKQSRHMRQQRLVGT, encoded by the exons ATGGTGGCCGGGCGTGTCAAGGCGGCCATGGGCTTCCACAGCAGCCCCAGGGCGCCCAaatcgccggcgccggcggcgacGGCCCCAGCCGAGGGGTATGCATACACGCCGGCCCGGGGTCCCTCGTCGTCAACGTCATCGCCCGCCCCGTGCGGCTCGGCCTCCAAGGCGTCGGCGTTCGCGCGGTCCTTGGGCGCTTACTTCCCGCGCTCGTCGGCGCAGGTGCAGCCCGCGCGCGCGCCGCCGGAAGTCGCTGGGCTGCTGCGCGCCATCGAGCAGCTCCAGGAGAGGGAGTCGCGGCTCCGCGTCGAGTTGCTTGAGCAGAAGATACTCAGGGAGACCGTTGCTATCGTCCCTTTCTTAGAGGCCGAGCTCGCGGCGAAGAGCAGCGAGGTCGAGAGGTACAAGGAGTCCGCCGCGCGGCTCGAGTCCGAGAACATGCGGCTGTGCGCTGAGCTCGACGCTGCGGCGCTGGAGGTTACGAGCAGAAAGCAGAGGATTGTTCAAATGGAGAAGGAAATGGCAGAGCTGAGGAAGCAGCACGACGCTGATGACTGCTGCTCGTCGTCATCCTCGTCCAAGCCCTACTTGGCCGTCTCGTTGCACGCTTCACCACCGAGCTCTTCGTCATCCTCGTCCACGTCGACTTCACCGACGGATTCAGGCTCGTCGTCAGACACGGCGGCCATTCCAAGAACCCGCGTGCCAGAGCTGTCGAAGCTGCCGCCGATAcctccgccaccgccaccgccaccgcggCCTCAGCTGACGCCGGCACCCAGCCTGAGCATCAGCTCCGGCTCAATGGGAGTGTGCGGAAGCGTAGGCGCGCCACCTCctccgcccccgcccccgccgtccaAGAGGACATGTTCGCCGGTGAGATCGGGTTCGTGCGTGAGGCGCGTGCCTGAGGTGGTGGAGTTCTACCACTCACTGATGCGGAGGGAGTCCAAGAGGGACGGAGGGAGCGGTGCCGACGCAGcgagcggtggcggcgcggcggcgaccAGGGACATGATTGGCGAAATCGAGAACCGGTCGGCACACCTCCTCGCG ATCAGATCGGACGTGGAGACGCAGGGCGACTTCATCCGGCTCCTGATCAAGGAGGTGGAGGGCGCGGCGTTCGTCAACATCGAGGCCGTGGTCAGCTTCGTCAAGTGGCTCGACAACGAGCTATCCCGCCTG GTGGACGAGCGCGCGGTGCTGAAGCACTTCGAGTGGCCGGAGCAGAAGGCAGACGCGCTCCGGGAGGCGGCGTTCGGCTACTGTGACCTGAAGAAGCTGGAGGGCGAGGCGTCGTCGTTCCGCGACGACCCCCGCCAGCCCTGCGCCGCCGCGCTCAAGAAGATGCAGGCCCTCTTTGAGAA GCTGGAGCACGGCGTGTACAACCTCGCCCGCGTCCGCGACGGCGCCACCAGCAGGTACGGCCGGTTCCAGATCCCGTCGGAGTGGATGCAGGACGCCGGGATCGTCAGCCAG TTTGCAAGCGGTTTCGACGCCGACACCATGCGCGCCTTCCAAGAGCTCAAGGAGAAGGCCTCCCTGTGCCGATTTCAGCGGCAAAAACAGAGTAGACACATGCGGCAGCAAAGGCTCGTTGGGACCTGA